One Mercurialis annua linkage group LG3, ddMerAnnu1.2, whole genome shotgun sequence DNA window includes the following coding sequences:
- the LOC126671733 gene encoding putative pentatricopeptide repeat-containing protein At1g74580, protein MNPTLLPKHVAAVLKYQKDPLKALSVFNSVKKEDSFKHTFLTYKCMIEKLAFHGEFDAMERVITEMRMNVDNSLLEGVYIVAMRNYGRKKKVQEAVDVFERMDFYDCERSVLSYNAIMNILVEYEYFDQAHKVYLRMKDQGIVPDVYTFTIRIKSFCRTKRPIAALRLLNNMPSQGCELNAVAYCTVIGGFYEENYQVEGYELFKKMLSLGIVPDIATFNKLIHIPCKKGHVLEGEKLLTKVLKNGVCPNLFTFNIFIQGLCRKGALDGAIKLLDSVSKEGLAPDVVTFNTLICGLCKNSKVVEAENYLRKMANKGLEPDAFTYNTIIDGYCKMGKIQDADRILKDAIFKGFVPDEFTYCSLINGLCQDGDVERALALFDEASGKELKPNLILYNTLIKGLCGQGLVLKALQVMNDMSRSNTPDIWTYNLVINGLCKMGCISDANNLMNSAIVKGYVPDIFTFNTLIDGYCKQLKIDNALEVLDSMWSHGITPDVITYNSVLDGLCKAAKPEDVTETFKMMLEKGCVPNIITYNILLESLCKAQKVNEAVYLLEEIRNKGLLPDTVSFGTLISGFCNNGDLDEAHKLFRRMELQYRICHTVATYNIMINAFSEKLDMDMSEKLYREMEDKGFFPDSYTYRVMIDGFCKVGNVDSGYNFLLEEIEKGFIPSLSTFGRVINCLCVQNRVYEAVGIIHLMVRKGIVPEAVDNIFDADKKMVAAPKIVVEDLLKKGQITYYAYELLYDGIRDKKLQKKKDSKKVLA, encoded by the coding sequence ATGAATCCTACTTTGTTACCTAAACATGTAGCTGCTGTACTGAAGTACCAAAAGGACCCACTAAAAGCACTTTCAGTTTTCAATTCTGTGAAAAAAGAAGATTCTTTCAAGCAtacatttttaacttataaatgTATGATCGAAAAACTCGCATTCCATGGCGAATTTGATGCGATGGAGCGTGTGATCACGGAAATGAGAATGAATGTGGATAATAGTTTGTTGGAGGGAGTTTACATTGTAGCTATGAGAAATTAtgggagaaaaaagaaagtTCAAGAAGCTGTTGATGTGTTTGAAAGGATGGATTTTTATGATTGTGAGAGGTCGGTTTTGTCTTATAATGCGATTATGAATATACTCGTTGAGTATGAATATTTTGATCAAGCGCATAAGGTGTATTTGAGAATGAAAGATCAAGGTATTGTTCCTGATGTTTATACATTTACGATTAGGATCAAGTCGTTTTGTAGGACCAAAAGGCCTATTGCAGCTTTAAGGCTACTTAACAATATGCCATCTCAGGGATGTGAACTTAATGCGGTTGCTTATTGTACAGTAATTGGTGGATTTTATGAAGAGAATTATCAAGTTGAGGgttatgaattatttaaaaagatgCTTAGTTTGGGTATTGTTCCTGATATTGCTACATTTAATAAGCTTATACATATTCCTTGCAAGAAGGGGCATGTCCTAGAAGGTGAAAAACTTCTGACCAAAGTTTTGAAAAATGGCGTATGCCCAAATTTGTTTACCTTTAACATCTTTATCCAAGGGCTTTGCAGAAAAGGCGCGCTTGATGGGGCAATTAAGTTGTTGGATAGCGTGAGTAAGGAAGGGTTAGCTCCCGATGTTGTTACGTTTAACACATTAATCTGTGGATTATGCAAGAACTCCAAGGTTGTAGAAGCTGAGAATTATCTGCGTAAAATGGCAAATAAAGGGTTAGAGCCCGATGCCTTTACTTACAACACTATAATTGATGGATATTGCAAAATGGGTAAGATACAAGATGCGGATAGAATTCTGAAAGATGCAATTTTTAAGGGATTTGTGCCTGATGAGTTCACTTATTGCTCCCTAATTAATGGTCTATGCCAGGATGGTGATGTAGAGCGCGCCCTAGCTCTCTTTGACGAGGCATCAGGTAaggaattaaagccaaaccttaTCCTTTATAACACACTAATTAAAGGGCTGTGTGGGCAAGGACTTGTTTTGAAAGCATTGCAGGTGATGAATGACATGTCGAGAAGTAACACTCCCGATATATGGACttacaatttagttataaatGGTTTATGCAAGATGGGATGTATCTCTGATGCTAATAACCTAATGAATAGTGCTATTGTCAAGGGGTATGTTCCAGACATTTTCACATTCAATACATTGATTGATGGATACTGTAAACAGTTAAAAATAGATAATGCCCTCGAGGTTCTCGATAGCATGTGGAGCCATGGAATCACTCCTGACGTAATTACATATAATTCTGTACTTGACGGCCTGTGCAAGGCTGCAAAACCTGAAGATGTTACAGAAACCTTCAAAATGATGCTGGAGAAAGGGTGTGTTCCTAACATTATCACGTATAATATACTTTTAGAAAGCCTCTGTAAAGCTCAGAAGGTAAACGAGGCTGTATACTTGCTGGAAGAAATACGAAATAAGGGATTATTACCAGACACTGTTAGTTTTGGCACATTGATAAGTGGTTTTTGCAACAATGGGGATTTGGATGAAGCCCACAAGCTTTTCAGAAGAATGGAACTACAATATAGGATTTGTCACACAGTAGCTACCTACAATATCATGATTAATGCCTTCTCCGAAAAACTAGACATGGACATGTCGGAAAAACTATATCGTGAGATGGAAGACAAAGGTTTTTTCCCTGACAGTTATACATACCGTGTCATGATTGATGGCTTCTGCAAAGTAGGAAATGTTGATTCCGGATATAATTTTCTCCTGGAAGAAATAGAGAAAGGGTTCATTCCTTCACTGTCAACATTTGGACGAGTAATAAACTGTCTTTGTGTGCAGAATAGAGTTTACGAAGCAGTGGGTATTATTCATCTTATGGTGCGTAAAGGTATTGTCCCTGAGGCTGTGGATAACATCTTTGATGCTGATAAGAAGATGGTTGCAGCACCAAAGATTGTTGTGGAAGACTTGTTGAAGAAAGGTCAAATAACATATTATGCATATGAACTTCTTTATGACGGCATTAGagataaaaagttacaaaagaagAAAGATTCCAAGAAGGTTTTAGCATGA